In Salinarimonas sp., a genomic segment contains:
- a CDS encoding SGNH/GDSL hydrolase family protein, giving the protein MSERTILCFGDSNTHGAIPLTSLAVRRRHPRDVRWPGRLEAALGPGYRIVEEGHPGRTTVHDDPIEGAHKNGLSVLPALLESHRPIDLVVLMLGTNDLKARYSVTAMDIALAVERLALVVRASPAGPDATPPALLLVAPVPILEAGCLAEIFAGGAETSRALAPRLRDVAERLGCPFVDAGRVAAVDPLDGVHLGAEAHAAIADAVLDGVRTALP; this is encoded by the coding sequence GTGAGCGAGCGCACCATCCTCTGCTTCGGCGATTCGAACACGCACGGAGCGATCCCTCTGACGAGCCTCGCCGTGCGGCGGCGCCATCCCCGGGACGTGCGCTGGCCCGGGCGGCTCGAGGCCGCCCTCGGTCCCGGCTACCGGATCGTCGAGGAAGGTCACCCAGGCCGCACCACCGTGCACGACGACCCGATCGAAGGCGCCCACAAGAACGGGCTTTCGGTCCTCCCCGCCCTGCTCGAATCGCACCGGCCGATCGACCTCGTCGTCCTGATGCTCGGAACCAACGACCTGAAGGCGCGCTACTCGGTGACGGCCATGGACATCGCCCTCGCCGTCGAGCGGCTCGCGCTCGTGGTGCGCGCCTCGCCCGCAGGGCCGGACGCGACGCCGCCGGCCCTCCTCCTGGTGGCGCCGGTCCCGATCCTCGAGGCGGGCTGCCTCGCGGAGATCTTCGCCGGCGGCGCGGAGACGAGCCGCGCCCTCGCCCCGCGCCTGCGCGACGTCGCCGAGCGGCTCGGCTGCCCCTTCGTCGACGCCGGGCGGGTCGCCGCGGTCGATCCGCTCGACGGCGTCCATCTGGGCGCGGAAGCTCACGCGGCCATCGCCGACGCGGTCCTGGACGGCGTGCGCACCGCCCTGCCCTGA